One Trichoderma asperellum chromosome 5, complete sequence genomic region harbors:
- a CDS encoding uncharacterized protein (EggNog:ENOG41~TransMembrane:12 (i56-72o95-114i126-145o151-174i186-208o220-242i293-313o333-349i356-377o383-403i415-436o448-468i)) translates to MTDDISRANEPAFDAEKQNIESLEHIASNDFPQPHPAAAMDPARRAQVEKSLKRKLDARCSLFILIYIMNYLDRNNIGAARLKGLQKDLNLNDTQYATCLSILYVGYILMQVPSNMFINRIQRPSLYIACAMTVWGLISTLSGVARDFKDLVVIRFFLGFVEAAFLPGALLILSKWYTRRELTTRNALLFCGNLISNAFSSLVAAGVLSNMQGVLGHAAWRWLFFIEGAATMAIAISAALILPDLPTNARGFTEEEKQVAQLRMLEDVGEADTDSSGQGVFDGLIMCGKDIKVYLMMLTLTAYVVGLSFNAFFPTLTGTLGFAYVPTLLMSSPPWVFACLVSLVVSWNADRTQEKFFHIISPILMGIVGFIISMSTLNVAARYFALFLQAGSYAGFIVFYSWISSSFPRPPAKRAVAIAMVNAFSQLGNVAGSYVWDLPENGFRKSYGIVLSMFGVTIVGCFLFRLILQNLNKKLEATEVAVDAEKTTQTELEDLDEALRMRKGFRYLV, encoded by the exons ATGACCGACGATATTTCCCGGGCCAACGAGCCGGCTTTCGACGCCGAGAAGCAGAACATTGAGAGCCTCGAGCACATTGCATCAAATGATTTCCCACAGCCTCACCCTGCGGCCGCCATGGACCCTGCGCGGCGAGCCCAGGTTGAGAAGAGCCTCAAGCGCAAGCTGGATGCCCGATGCTCGCTCTTCATTCTCATCTACATCATGAACTATCTGGATCGCAACAACATTGGTGCAGCCCGTCTAAAGGGCTTGCAAAAGGACCTCAACCTCAATGATACCCAGTATGCGACGTGTCTCAGCATTCTCTATGTTGGGTACATTCTCATGCAAGTCCCCTCCAACATGTTCATCAACCGCATCCAGCGACCATCTCTATACATTGCTTGCGCCATGACTGTCTGGGGTCTCATCTCAACACTGTCTGGTGTTGCAAGAGACTTCAAGGACCTGGTTGTCATTCGATTTTTCCTGGGCTTTGTCGAGGCTGCTTTCTTGCCTGGTGCTCTGCTTATTCTGTCCAAGTGGTACACTCGCCGCGAACTGACCACCCGCAATGCGCTCCTCTTCTGCGGTAACCTCATCTCCAACGCCTTCTCTTCGCTTGTTGCTGCCGGAGTCTTGTCAAACATGCAAGGCGTCTTGGGACATGCCGCATGGCGATGGCTGTTCTTCATTGAGGGTGCTGCCACCATGGCAATCGCCATTTCGGCCGCTCTCATCTTGCCTGATCTGCCCACCAATGCCCGTGGCTTCACCGAAGAGGAGAAGCAGGTGGCTCAGCTGCGTATGCTTGAGGATGTTGGTGAAGCAGACACCGATTCCAGCGGACAGGGCGTCTTTGACGGTCTCATTATGTGCGGCAAGGATATCAAGGTGTATCTCATGATGCTTACACTGACTGCTTATGTCGTTGGCCTTTCTTTCAACGCCTTTTTC CCAACCTTGACTGGAACCCTTGGCTTTGCTTATGTCCCCACCCTTCTCATGAGCTCCCCTCCATGGGTCTTTGCCTGTCTCGTCTCTCTCGTTGTTTCGTGGAACGCCGATCGTACACAGGAGAAA TTCTTCCACATCATTTCTCCTATTCTCATGGGCATTGTCGGCTTTATCATCTCCATGTCTACCCTGAACGTCGCCGCTCGATATTTCGCTCTCTTCCTTCAAGCTGGTTCCTATGCCGGTTTCATCGTCTTTTACAGCTGGATCAGCTCCTCATTCCCTCGTCCCCCGGCTAAGCGTGCTGTTGCCATCGCCATGGTCAACGCTTTCAGCCAGCTTGGTAATGTAGCTGGTTCCTACGTTTGGGATTTGCCTGAGAACGGATTCCGTAAGAGCTACGGCATCGTTCTGTCCATGTTTGGTGTCACCATCGTTGGCTGCTTCCTGTTCAGACTGATTCTCCAGAACTTGAACAAGAAGCTTGAGGCTACTGAGGTAGCTGTAGATGCAGAGAAGACAACGCAGACGGAGCTTGAGGATCTGGATGAAGctttgaggatgaggaagggATTCCGCTACCTTGTATGA
- the GLS1 gene encoding 1,3-beta-glucan synthase (CAZy:GH2~SECRETED:SignalP(1-19)) — protein sequence MIGHAVALLLGSGLASAAGSPLTSKAGDQVAIPDWDLKSSSDVSKDLKGLSKPGVDTSSWYHAGTSKCTIMACLINAGVYNDEDLWYSENLNDVNWGQFLVPWIYRHEFALSPAKGKHFILQTNGITSKADLFFNGKQIADSNYQSGAYGGRTYDITNLAAKENAFVVQVYPTDYLYDFGLGFVDWNPYPSDNGSGIWRDITIKQTGSVSMGPISVVVDIDVPVESSPAEVTIRTEALNLESFAVTLDAEAVVAGDASCSGDSIKQTVKLGPGEKKLVEFKKTLKSPKIWWPKQWGDQPLYNAKVTFSVNHAVSDTAQTNFGVRKVTSFVNQHNDTQYSVNGHPFQVVGGGYGADMFLRWDSARFTRIVEYMLDMHQNTVRLEGKMEQPELYEICDKYGLMVMPGWECCDKWEAWAYNDELAIFPPPIWDDGDYETANYSMIHEASVLQPHPSVLTFLVGSDFWPNDQAVALYVDALKNAGWQTPIIASAAKRGYPAILGPSGMKMDGPYDWVPPNYWYDTEPSADRLGAAFGFGSELGSGVGTPEIGSLKRFLNQGDLDDLWKHPNKNLFHMSTNLSSFYNRQIYNEGLWKRYGAPSSLDDYLIKAQMMDYEATRAQYEGFGAMWNANRPATGLIYWMLNNAWPSLHWNQFDYYLHPAGSYFGTKVGSRIEHVAYNYQTKEVWGINHSLDKNGPRKVDIELINTSGKQLAKKSVNFNTKANSGFKVVDISSQIGTLSSVAFLRLVLSDNKGNVLSRNVYWVTNSIDKLDWDNSTWYYTQVTKFVDYTPLTKLSTAQVSVTTGPGKSTPGVPGTQTRTVTLENKSSVPAVFIRLTLVDKSGNDVNPVSWSDNYVTLWPHEKLQLEVGGWDKSGDSIQVSGKNIKASTVKL from the coding sequence ATGATCGGCCACGCTGTCGCCCTATTGCTGGGCAGTGGTCTTGCCTCTGCAGCTGGCAGTCCTTTAACGTCCAAAGCTGGTGATCAGGTTGCAATCCCAGACTGGGACCTCAAGTCATCCTCCGACGTCAGCAAAGATCTTAAGGGGCTTTCAAAGCCCGGTGTTGACACCTCATCATGGTATCACGCAGGCACGTCGAAATGCACCATCATGGCATGCTTAATCAACGCTGGAGTTTACAATGACGAGGACTTGTGGTACTCTGAGAACCTCAATGACGTCAACTGGGGTCAATTCCTCGTTCCTTGGATATATCGCCATGAGTTCGCACTGTCTCCGGCCAAGGGCAAGCACTTTATCCTCCAAACCAACGGTATTACTTCTAAAGCCGATCTCTTTTTCAATGGCAAGCAGATTGCCGACTCTAATTATCAATCTGGTGCTTATGGCGGCCGCACCTACGACATCACCAACCTCGCCGCCAAAGAAAACGCCTTCGTCGTCCAAGTCTACCCGACTGACTACCTTTATGACTTTGGACTCGGATTTGTCGACTGGAACCCTTACCCGAGTGACAATGGAAGTGGCATTTGGCGAGATATTACTATCAAACAGACGGGCTCTGTCTCTATGGGCCCAAtctcggtggtggtggacaTCGATGTTCCAGTTGAGAGTAGCCCCGCAGAGGTTACAATCCGCACTGAAGCGCTGAATCTGGAGAGCTTTGCAGTTACTCTTGATGCCGAGGCAGTTGTGGCTGGCGATGCTTCATGCTCTGGAGATTCTATCAAGCAAACCGTCAAGCTTGGCCCCGGCGAAAAGAAACTAGTCGAGTTCAAGAAAACTCTCAAAAGCCCGAAGATCTGGTGGCCCAAGCAGTGGGGGGATCAGCCTCTTTATAACGCCAAAGTTACCTTCTCTGTTAACCATGCGGTTTCAGACACAGCCCAGACCAACTTTGGTGTTCGTAAAGTCACCTCTTTTGTCAACCAGCACAACGACACACAGTACAGCGTCAACGGCCATCCTTTCCAAGTTGTTGGTGGTGGGTATGGCGCTGATATGTTCTTGCGATGGGACAGCGCACGCTTTACCCGTATCGTTGAGTATATGCTGGACATGCACCAGAATACCGTTCGTCTCGAGGGAAAGATGGAACAGCCGGAACTCTACGAGATCTGTGATAAATATGGCTTAATGGTCATGCCAGGCTGGGAGTGCTGCGATAAATGGGAAGCCTGGGCTTACAATGACGAACTGGCGATTTTCCCACCACCTATTTGGGATGATGGAGACTACGAAACTGCCAACTATAGCATGATCCATGAGGCTTCTGTGCTTCAACCACACCCCAGTGTGCTGACATTCCTTGTTGGAAGCGACTTCTGGCCGAATGACCAGGCGGTTGCGCTGTATGTTGATGCTCTAAAGAATGCTGGTTGGCAGACACCCATCATTGCTTCTGCAGCTAAGCGTGGATATCCAGCAATTCTCGGTCCTTCTGGCATGAAGATGGACGGTCCATATGACTGGGTGCCTCCCAATTATTGGTACGACACTGAGCCTTCTGCTGATCGGTTAGGTGCCGCTTTTGGTTTCGGTTCTGAGCTGGGTTCTGGCGTTGGTACTCCTGAAATTGGCTCATTAAAGAGATTCCTCAACCAGGGTGATCTAGATGATCTGTGGAAACACCCCAACAAGAATCTGTTCCACATGTCAACCAACCTCTCTTCGTTTTATAACAGACAGATTTACAACGAAGGCCTCTGGAAGCGCTACGGCGCTCCAAGCTCTCTGGACGACTACCTCATCAAGGCCCAGATGATGGACTATGAAGCGACGCGAGCTCAATATGAAGGCTTTGGGGCCATGTGGAATGCCAATCGCCCCGCTACTGGCCTTATCTACTGGATGCTCAATAATGCTTGGCCAAGTCTCCACTGGAACCAGTTTGACTACTATCTTCACCCTGCAGGCTCTTACTTTGGCACCAAAGTTGGCTCCCGTATTGAGCATGTCGCGTACAACTACCAAACCAAGGAAGTGTGGGGCATCAACCACTCGCTTGACAAAAATGGCCCGCGGAAGGTTGACATTGAGCTTATTAATACTAGCGGCAAGCAACTTGCTAAGAAGTCTGTCAACTTCAATACCAAGGCCAACTCGGGCTTTAAAGTCGTTGATATCTCGAGCCAGATTGGCACACTCTCAAGCGTTGCCTTCTTACGCTTGGTCCTGTCTGATAATAAAGGCAATGTCTTGAGCCGCAACGTGTACTGGGTTACCAACTCCATTGATAAGCTCGACTGGGACAACTCGACTTGGTACTATACCCAAGTCACCAAGTTTGTCGACTACACACCTCTCACTAAGCTGTCTACAGCTCAGGTCTCTGTTACCACTGGCCCTGGCAAGTCCACGCCTGGTGTTCCAGGCACGCAAACCCGTACTGTGACGCTTGAGAACAAGTCTTCCGTACCGGCCGTCTTTATTCGCCTAACTCTTGTCGATAAGAGTGGCAACGATGTGAACCCTGTTTCATGGTCCGACAACTATGTCACCCTTTGGCCAcatgagaagctgcagcttgaAGTAGGAGGATGGGATAAAAGTGGCGACAGCATCCAGGTCAGcggtaaaaatattaaggCTAGCACCGTCAAGCTATAA
- a CDS encoding uncharacterized protein (EggNog:ENOG41~TransMembrane:1 (o535-554i)) — protein MDKIVTPVSRLISATRDSPIATADSRPSDTPRIRKKRTPKSCGACRRAKAKCDGKRPCSRCCYLKKTCAFIDPPKEAHQLRIEELEQEVAALKDQLRELPIAQIGSHLETHHADIGAALHNSQSGVCAPALHDLEHPATPHDTVQLAQPCSTPRTTIDHIHSNGPTSFIRLSNTLSPTDSALSNKHGKSHFEIGTITLPDCVDAGLLSLEQANQYFAVFFQGCNHYVPIFDPKHDSFHSIRERSSLLFSAICTVGCRVVTGTDTQQWHMLDFHVKRMLNYALARPDMASLETIQAFLVRSCYASERSLLVAAATRMALDLNFPDSYDAMINRSVVPATRGNTLASVDEETLVLMRKVRTWLHLFVLGHILHVDASDLPTFKFVGDSRRSRIILKNPAATELDLFLFSQVELNVIRGRIYDSLANHMDFDDETMMDAVREAKIDISIWFDDWAHIFDKHKVQSPWLSTNLRVQKCWAENMALCRVVRASGVENVDFMSPAQRSVVAMAKDALEEHLDIMIEETRLYIRNLQFAMDFVWAKCAFCYLLLLKLSILLPESKGRSSRELVAHGNILLTELSEASGGGHNGSRSNTGKQYLQLLQSGIEKFSSVTYETQDVALGATNDEGYSSRRTPGFGIQNRVELDSFIPEQFIFEWDFPGLTLFSSSATGVAWLDDILVEALNGGEDIFGWLPADVEG, from the exons ATGGACAAGATCGTGACTCCAGTCTCTCGCCTTATCTCAGCGACCCGCGATTCGCCGATCGCAACTGCAGACTCAAGACCATCAGATACCCCACGTATCCGCAAGAAAAGGACTCCG AAATCGTGCGGTGCATGCCGCCGCGCCAAG GCTAAGTGTGACGGCAAAAGGCCGTGCTCACG ATGTTGCTACTTGAAAAAGACTTGTGCCTTTATTGATCCTCCGAAAGAGGCCCATCAGCT CCGGATAGAGGAGCTTGAGCAGGAGGTAGCAGCCCTAAAGGATCAGCTCCGAGAATTGCCAATAGCTCAGATTGGCTCCCATCTTGAGACTCATCATGCAGATATCGGAGCAGCCTTGCATAACAGCCAATCGGGTGTTTGTGCGCCAGCTCTACATGATTTGGAGCATCCGGCAACGCCCCATGATACTGTCCAACTAGCACAACCATGTTCCACGCCGAGAACTACAATAGATCATATCCACTCCAATGGACCAACGTCGTTCATCCGTCTATCAAACACACTGTCTCCTACGGATAGTGCGTTGTCCAATAAGCACGGAAAATCACATTTCGAAATTGGGACTATTACGTTGCCCGATTGCGTTGATGCTGGCCTACTTAGCCTTGAGCAGGCCAATCAGTATTTCGCCGTCTTTTTTCAAGGATGCAATCATTATGTCCCAATCTTCGACCCTAAACATGACTCGTTTCACAGCATTCGCGAAAGAAGCAGTCTGCTTTTCAGCGCCATATGCACAGTGGGCTGCCGCGTCGTAACGGGGACCGACACTCAACAATGGCATATGCTGGATTTCCATGTCAAGAGAATGCTAAACTATGCTTTGGCGAGGCCTGATATGGCCTCGCTGGAGACGATTCAAGCATTTTTGGTCCGCTCTTGTTATGCTTCTGAGCGATCTCTACTCGTCGCAGCTGCAACCCGCATGGCACTTGATTTGAACTTTCCTGATTCATACGATGCCATGATCAATCGATCTGTAGTACCAGCAACGCGAGGAAACACTTTGGCAAGTGTCGATGAAGAGACACTCGTTCTAATGCGAAAAGTGAGGACGTGGCTTCATCTCTTTGTCTTGGGGCACATTTTACATGTCGATGCCTCGGACCTACCAACGTTTAAATTCGTGGGAGATTCTCGGAGGTCTCGAATCATTTTAAAAAACCCTGCTGCGACTGAACTTGACTTGTTTTTATTCTCTCAAGTCGAGCTGAATGTCATTCGTGGAAGAATCTACGACTCATTAGCTAATCACATGGATTTTGACGATGAAACTATGATGGACGCAGTCCGTGAGGCTAAAATCGACATTTCCATCTGGTTTGACGATTGGGCGCACATCTTTGACAAGCACAAAGTACAATCGCCGTGGCTCAGCACCAACCTTCGAGTTCAAAAGTGCTGGGCTGAAAATATGGCGCTTTGCCGCGTCGTGCGAGCGTCTGGAGTTGAAAATGTCGATTTTATGTCTCCCGCTCAAAGATCGGTCGTTGCCATGGCAAAGGACGCGCTAGAAGAGCATCTAGACATCATGATTGAGGAAACGAGGTTATATATACGTAATCTCCAATTCGCGATGGACTTTGTCTGGGCAAAATGCGCTTTTTGCTATCTACTTCTTCTCAAGCTTTCTATCCTTCTACCTGAGAGTAAAGGGCGCTCTAGCAGAGAGCTGGTGGCACACGGGAATATCCTTCTTACTGAACTTAGCGAAGCCAGCGGTGGTGGCCATAACGGGAGTCGAAGTAATACCGGAAAGCAATATCTACAGCTCCTCCAAAGCGGCATTGAAAAATTTAGCAGCGTGACTTACGAGACTCAGGATGTGGCCTTGGGTGCCACAAATGACGAAGGCTATTCATCTCGACGAACGCCGGGTTTCGGTATACAAAATCGCGTGGAATTGGATTCATTTATACCCGAACAGTTCATATTTGAGTGGGACTTCCCTGGCCTCACCTTATTTTCCTCGTCGGCCACCGGTGTTGCCTGGCTTGACGATATTCTCGTTGAAGCGCTTAATGGAGGGGAAGACATTTTCGGATGGCTGCCGGCAGATGTTGAGGGATGA
- a CDS encoding uncharacterized protein (EggNog:ENOG41~CAZy:GH31), with translation MPQQERVPSTWVESTASSGKLLQLDSADSQLPFQFTLDALRHNVFRTTFTSKTHPLPPHPSVSLPEKQVDAAAVKSSSTSTKKEIKIGPITVAIDWTESSPLLSVFLEGHEKGPLHEDLPNRSYVVDGEGVAHYSRYNRDTLYVGLGEKAAPMNLAGRKFELSATDSFGYDVYRTDPLYKNIPLLINATPSGCVALFSTSHARGSYSIGAEMDGMWGRYKVYRQDYGGLEEYIIVGKTLKDIVTTYADLAGYPLLVPRWAFGYLSGGMKYSMLDDPPASEALLDLARKMKEHDIPCSAYQMSSGYTVAEKPPKTRNVFTWNRHRFSDPEGFIKEYHKLGMRLIANVKPYVIATHPEYEKLKAANALFIDPHTKKTAVTRLWSAGGGESAEGGHIDFTSAAGFKWWYEGVKRLSQEGIDCIWNDNNEYTVTDDGWICALDDPSLSVRDDVKDTPQIGLWGRSLHTELHGKASHDALVDVNPDVRPFVLTRSATTGTMRYACSSWSGDNTTSWASMKGSNALALNAGMSLLQCYGHDIGGFEGPQPSPELLLRWIQLGTYSQRFAINCFKTINENSIGDVIEPWMYPEITHLVRKAIKRRYAMIPYIYSLMLESHQTAIPPQRWTGWGYEEDPEVWTGLITEGETQYWLGDSLLIGGVYEPGATQARVYLPKASDGDEGYINLKAPYQYLEAGQWATIDAEWHGAGIPVLAKVGTAIPVGRDVQVLSPGEKENVAGLPLDDYRAVEIFPPREGSNSAKKYKTVWYEDDGVSAVAKNKVSKYSIEYSVEGSAIKVQFSRDETSGFVAPWKAPVIVLPPGDSRVVISSEGLQVHGLGTDDEGKRRFQIG, from the coding sequence ATGCCTCAACAAGAGCGCGTCCCGTCGACATGGGTCGAGAGCACAGCTAGCTCaggcaagctgctgcagcttgatTCCGCAGATTCTCAGCTCCCCTTCCAGTTCACACTAGATGCCCTACGCCACAATGTATTTCGGACGACGTTCACGTCTAAAACGcatcctctgcctcctcatCCAAGCGTGTCCCTGCCAGAGAAGCAGGTAGATGCCGCTGCTGTAAAGTCATCATCTACCAGCACCAAGAAGGAGATCAAAATCGGGCCAATTACAGTTGCAATTGACTGGACTGAGTCCTCCCCCTTGTTATCTGTCTTCTTGGAAGGCCACGAGAAGGGGCCTCTCCATGAAGATCTGCCAAATCGCTCATACGTTGTTGATGGCGAAGGCGTTGCCCATTACTCGCGCTACAACAGAGATACCCTGTACGTTGGCCTGGGCGAGAAGGCTGCGCCAATGAACTTGGCTGGGCGAAAATTTGAGCTTTCGGCAACAGACAGTTTTGGATACGATGTTTATCGCACTGATCCTCTGTACAAAAACATTCCGCTTCTCATAAATGCGACGCCCAGCGGCTGCGTGGCTCTATTTTCAACGTCTCATGCGCGGGGCTCATATTCCATAGGAGCTGAGATGGACGGTATGTGGGGTCGTTATAAGGTGTATCGACAGGACTACGGCGGATTGGAAGAGTACATCATCGTTGGCAAAACTCTTAAAGATATTGTCACGACATACGCTGACCTAGCGGGATACCCTCTTCTTGTGCCAAGATGGGCATTTGGCTACCTCTCGGGTGGCATGAAGTACTCTATGCTCGACGATCCTCCAGCTTCTGAGGCACTGCTTGATCTTGCGCGTAAGATGAAGGAGCACGACATCCCGTGCTCGGCATACCAAATGTCGTCTGGTTACACGGTGGCAGAGAAGCCTCCGAAAACACGAAATGTCTTTACCTGGAACCGTCATCGGTTCTCTGACCCAGAGGGGTTCATCAAGGAATATCACAAACTTGGCATGAGACTCATCGCCAACGTCAAGCCATATGTCATCGCAACTCACCCAGAGTATGAGAAACTCAAGGCAGCAAATGCACTCTTCATTGACCCTCACACAAAGAAGACGGCCGTAACCCGACTTTGGAGCGCCGGCGGTGGCGAAAGCGCCGAGGGTGGACACATTGATTTCacttctgctgctggattCAAGTGGTGGTACGAAGGCGTCAAGAGGCTGAGTCAAGAAGGCATTGACTGCATCTGGAACGACAACAATGAGTACACAGTTACTGATGACGGATGGATCTGTGCGCTGGATgatccctctctctctgtaaGGGACGATGTTAAAGATACGCCCCAGATAGGTCTATGGGGTCGCAGTCTACACACAGAACTTCATGGCAAAGCGTCCCACGATGCCCTTGTTGATGTTAATCCTGATGTGCGGCCGTTTGTCCTTACTCGCAGCGCCACGACCGGCACTATGAGATATGCCTGCAGCTCATGGAGCGGAGATAACACCACCAGCTGGGCCAGCATGAAAGGCTCTAATGCTCTTGCTCTTAATGCGGGCATGTCCTTGCTGCAGTGCTATGGCCATGATATTGGAGGCTTTGAGGGCCCTCAGCCATCGcccgagcttcttcttcgatggATACAGCTGGGTACCTACTCACAGCGCTTTGCCATCAACTGTTTCAAGACCATTAATGAAAACAGCATTGGAGATGTCATCGAGCCATGGATGTACCCTGAAATTACGCATCTGGTCCGGAAAGCAATTAAGCGAAGATATGCCATGATTCCCTACATTTATTCCCTGATGCTGGAGAGCCATCAAACGGCTATTCCGCCTCAGAGATGGACCGGTTGGGGCTACGAGGAGGATCCAGAAGTATGGACAGGATTGATTACAGAGGGAGAAACGCAATACTGGCTTGGCGATTCGCTTTTAATCGGCGGCGTATATGAACCTGGTGCAACCCAAGCACGGGTCTACCTCCCCAAGGCTTCTGATGGCGACGAAGGCTACATTAATCTCAAAGCTCCTTACCAATATTTGGAAGCAGGACAATGGGCCACGATAGATGCAGAGTGGCACGGTGCTGGCATTCCGGTGCTCGCCAAGGTGGGAACCGCCATCCCGGTGGGTAGAGATGTGCAAGTTCTGTCGCCTGGCGAAAAGGAAAACGTAGCAGGCCTTCCATTGGACGACTATCGCGCAGTCGAAATCTTCCCGCCTCGCGAAGGGTCCAATAGTGCGAAGAAGTACAAGACAGTTTGGTATGAAGACGATGGTGTATCGGCTGTGGCAAAGAACAAGGTTTCCAAATATAGCATCGAATACTCTGTCGAAGGGTCGGCAATCAAGGTTCAGTTTTCTAGGGACGAGACATCAGGATTCGTGGCGCCTTGGAAAGCGCCTGTTATTGTGCTCCCTCCGGGAGACTCGCGAGTGGTTATCTCAAGCGAAGGGTTACAGGTGCATGGGTTGGGCACGGATGAcgagggaaagagaagattcCAGATTGGTTAA
- a CDS encoding uncharacterized protein (EggNog:ENOG41~TransMembrane:12 (i74-91o117-138i145-168o174-195i207-225o237-257i306-329o341-361i370-389o401-420i432-448o468-488i)) has product MATQKDNNPDIIHLETPPTQDNSKNITSEITPVPKPNTEIPLAGRDKAAQFLKQANQSAVVVTPSENARILRKIDLHILPIILFVYCLQSLDKTTLSYASVFGLIDDTHLVGEQFSWLGSVVYVAQLVFQPLVAYALVKWPVGKFCATMVFCWGAVLCGMTAATNFGGLMAARLLLGAFEASVAPTFIAVVQMWYRRKEQTTRNASWYAMLGVVNMLGSLLAYGLGHIKSTLRPYQIIFLFCGCITVAFSVVMFFFMPDSPMEAKFLKDDEKVIAIERLRMNQMGIGSGVWKWDHVREAMLDPKTWLWFSLMLTISIPSGGISTFGPLIIQSFGFDSFTTILFYIPFGAVQMISTLGGAWVSDKIHMKSAVLLFLCLPPIAGCVVLLVTGRAPADRAVLLVGYYIISVYPGISPLIYSWSGQNTAGDTKRKVTTAMLFIGASVGNIVGPQLFKPSEKPRYDRGLRSNLALFVVLAVLIVLGMLWIKILNRRQAARRRELGKSEVLRDLSMMDRKKGGSEYDEEVLNMGDENVGDKAFEDVTDLQNEDFIYVY; this is encoded by the exons ATGGCTACTCAGAAAGATAATAACCCTGATATCATCCATCTCGAAACTCCCCCTACACAAGACAACTCCAAGAATATCACCAGCGAGATCACTCCTGTCCCAAAGCCCAATACTGAAATTCCCCTTGCAGGCAGAGACAAAGCTGCCCAGTTTCTCAAACAAGCCAACCAATCCGCCGTTGTCGTTACCCCCAGCGAAAATGCTCGCATCCTCCGCAAGATCGACCTCCACATCCTccccatcatcctcttcgtctacTGCCTCCAGTCTCTAGACAAGACCACCCTTTCTTATGCCTCAGTCTTCGGACTCATCGACGACACGCACCTGGTGGGCGAGCAGTTTTCATGGCTGGGCTCCGTGGTGTACGTCGCCCAGCTGGTCTTCCAGCCGCTGGTGGCGTATGCACTGGTGAAGTGGCCAGTGGGAAAGTTTTGCGCAACGATGGTGTTTTGCTGGGGGGCGGTGCTTTGTGGGATGACGGCGGCAACGAATTTTGGGGGGTTGATGGCGGCGAGATTATTATTGGGTGCTTTTGAAGCCTCAGTTG CCCCGACGTTTATTGCGGTCGTTCAGATGTGGTATCGACGAAAGGAGCAGACAACCCGTAATGCATCTTGGTATGCTATGCTTGGAGTTGTCAACATG CTCGGAAGTCTCCTCGCATACGGCCTAGGTCACATCAAATCGACTCTCCGACCATATCAAATCATCTTTCTATTCTGTGGCTGCATCACCGTTGCTTTTTCAGTCGTCATGTT CTTCTTCATGCCTGATTCACCCATGGAGGCCAAGTTCCTCAAAGACGACGAAAAAGTCATTGCCATTGAGCGTCTCCGCATGAATCAGATGGGCATTGGCTCTGGTGTCTGGAAATGGGACCATGTCCGCGAAGCCATGCTCGACCCAAAGACGTGGCTCTGGTTCAGCCTCATGCTCACGATCTC TATCCCTAGCGGTGGCATCTCTACTTTTGGTCCTCTCATCATCCAGTCTTTCGGCTTTGACTCGTTCACCACGATCCTCTTCTATATCCCCTTTGGCGCCGTCCAGATGATTTCTACTCTTGGTGGTGCCTGGGTCTCGGACAAAATACACATGAAGTCCGCCGTTCTATTGTTCCTCTGCCTCCCCCCCATCGCAGGCTGCGTCGTACTCCTCGTCACAGGCCGTGCTCCAGCTGACCGAGCTGTTCTCCTTGTCGGATACTACATCATTTCCGTGTACCCGGGAATTTCTCCTCTCATCTACTCTTGGTCCGGGCAGAATACCGCCGGTGATACAAAGCGAAAAGTAACCACCGCTATGCTCTTTATTGGAGCGAGCGTCGGCAACATTGTAGGCCCGCAGCTTTTCAAGCCCAGTGAGAAGCCGCGCTACGACCGCGGCCTGCGATCAAATCTGGCCCTCTTTGTGGTGCTGGCAGTTTTAATCGTTCTAGGCATGCTTTGGATCAAGATCCTCAACAGACGACAAGCGGCTAGACGGCGAGAGCTGGGCAAGTCAGAAGTGTTACGCGATCTGAGCATGATGGACAGGAAGAAAGGTGGCAGTGAGTATGACGAGGAAGTTCTCAACATGGGAGACGAGAATGTTGGAGACAAGGCATTCGAAGACGTGACGGACTTGCAAAATGAAGATTTCATCTATGTTTATTGA